A genomic window from Desulfofalx alkaliphila DSM 12257 includes:
- the mutM gene encoding bifunctional DNA-formamidopyrimidine glycosylase/DNA-(apurinic or apyrimidinic site) lyase — protein sequence MPELPEVETIKHSLQTHITGLTIADVKVFLPKIIRSHTPGDFKKALVGQKVKDRLYRRGKYLMIPLSERTLVVHFRMTGRLVFLDEKTDLPKYTHLLFVFDNGRQMAFADMRQFGQIHLLPNAEVNKIAGIKNMGPEPLGDNFTVEYFQRELKRRRAKIKSLLLNQSFVAGLGNIYADEALHLAKIDPERPAQQLTKDEIIQLHQAIVAVLQQGIKNRGTSFRDYVDAQGNIGNNQDMLQAYNRKGQPCNFCGTAIERKKVTGRSSYYCPQCQT from the coding sequence ATGCCGGAATTACCAGAAGTAGAAACCATTAAACACTCACTACAAACACATATCACAGGTTTAACCATAGCCGATGTTAAAGTATTTCTGCCCAAAATTATACGCAGTCACACCCCCGGTGATTTTAAAAAAGCATTGGTGGGGCAAAAAGTTAAAGACCGACTTTACCGGCGCGGCAAGTATTTAATGATACCTTTAAGTGAACGTACTTTGGTTGTTCACTTTAGAATGACCGGCAGGCTGGTTTTTTTAGATGAAAAAACGGACTTGCCCAAGTATACGCACCTGCTTTTTGTTTTTGATAATGGAAGACAGATGGCCTTTGCCGATATGCGCCAATTTGGGCAAATTCACCTACTGCCCAATGCAGAAGTTAACAAGATAGCGGGCATAAAAAATATGGGGCCGGAGCCACTGGGTGACAATTTCACAGTGGAATACTTCCAAAGGGAATTAAAAAGAAGGCGGGCAAAGATAAAATCCCTGTTATTAAATCAATCCTTTGTGGCCGGCCTGGGCAATATTTACGCCGATGAGGCACTGCATTTGGCCAAAATAGACCCTGAGCGTCCCGCTCAACAGTTAACAAAGGATGAAATTATACAGTTACATCAGGCCATTGTGGCAGTGTTACAACAGGGGATTAAAAACCGAGGCACTTCCTTTAGGGACTACGTGGATGCCCAGGGCAACATCGGCAATAATCAAGATATGCTGCAGGCCTATAACCGTAAAGGGCAGCCATGCAACTTTTGCGGCACAGCCATTGAGCGCAAAAAAGTGACGGGCCGCAGTTCATACTACTGTCCACAGTGCCAAACTTAG
- the ytaF gene encoding sporulation membrane protein YtaF, which translates to MELLTTAIFALALNIDALGAGVAYGIRKIKIPFSSLLIISLMSVLAIIISMTFGHVVAGYLSEALATRIGGIMLMCIGVWILIQSWPKSKGKKTKNMLETNDPTVMQIRIRSLGLVIQILRDPSMADLDKSGVISPQEALLLGTALAMDAFAAGFAVSMMGFNLLLTGIVVGVGHIVMTYGGLLMGSGISTSAIGHRIAVLPGFLLIALGLSQMY; encoded by the coding sequence TTGGAACTGCTGACGACAGCAATTTTCGCACTGGCCCTAAACATCGATGCCCTGGGGGCCGGGGTAGCTTACGGCATAAGAAAAATTAAAATACCTTTCTCTTCGTTATTAATAATAAGCCTAATGTCAGTACTGGCAATTATCATTTCGATGACCTTTGGCCATGTGGTTGCCGGTTATCTTTCAGAGGCTTTAGCCACTCGCATTGGCGGCATCATGCTGATGTGCATCGGCGTGTGGATACTAATACAGTCTTGGCCTAAATCAAAGGGCAAAAAGACTAAAAATATGTTAGAAACTAATGACCCAACGGTAATGCAAATACGTATCCGCTCCTTAGGCCTGGTAATCCAAATACTGCGGGACCCTTCAATGGCAGACCTAGATAAATCAGGGGTTATCAGCCCCCAAGAGGCCCTGCTGTTGGGAACAGCGCTGGCCATGGATGCCTTTGCCGCCGGTTTTGCCGTTTCAATGATGGGTTTTAATCTTTTGCTAACGGGCATAGTGGTCGGTGTGGGGCACATAGTAATGACCTACGGAGGATTGTTAATGGGCAGCGGTATTTCCACCTCCGCCATCGGACATAGAATAGCTGTATTACCGGGATTTTTGTTAATAGCACTGGGGTTATCCCAAATGTATTAA
- the coaE gene encoding dephospho-CoA kinase (Dephospho-CoA kinase (CoaE) performs the final step in coenzyme A biosynthesis.) encodes MTVIGLTGGIASGKTSVANYLAQLGAKILDADIIAREVVAQGSPALKEIAHTFGPGVLHADGTLNRKKLASIVFDNSEALEKLNAIMHPKISKIVADEIAWHKQTGEQKMLLLVAPLLIEVGLHKQVDQVWLVHVNPQTQIDRLIKRDKLSKEEALKRINSQLPESERLKFAHEVIDNNGSWENTRKQVLKLWNLYATGDTDKKN; translated from the coding sequence ATGACTGTTATCGGATTGACCGGTGGCATTGCCAGCGGTAAAACCAGCGTAGCTAATTACTTAGCTCAACTGGGAGCAAAAATATTAGATGCTGATATAATAGCAAGAGAGGTGGTTGCTCAAGGCAGCCCGGCGCTAAAGGAAATTGCACACACCTTTGGGCCGGGCGTATTGCACGCCGATGGCACCTTAAACAGAAAAAAACTGGCCTCTATAGTTTTTGATAACAGTGAAGCCTTAGAAAAATTAAACGCAATTATGCACCCCAAAATTTCAAAAATAGTTGCCGATGAAATTGCTTGGCATAAACAAACAGGGGAGCAAAAGATGCTGCTACTGGTGGCCCCACTTTTAATTGAGGTAGGCCTTCACAAACAAGTGGACCAAGTTTGGCTGGTGCATGTTAACCCTCAAACCCAAATCGATCGTTTAATAAAAAGGGACAAGCTTAGTAAAGAAGAGGCCCTAAAACGTATTAACTCACAGCTGCCGGAATCGGAACGGTTAAAATTCGCCCATGAGGTGATTGATAACAACGGCAGCTGGGAAAACACACGCAAGCAAGTATTGAAGTTATGGAATCTCTATGCAACCGGTGATACTGATAAAAAGAACTGA
- a CDS encoding lytic transglycosylase domain-containing protein codes for MFRQKKKKMPYIKLILLLAIMLFVLFKSHDLAKQIYPFPYRESITHHAIANNIDPYLLAALIKTESNFNPEATSPAGARGLLQIMPDTGMWIADQMGRTDFNPDQLYNPEISINMGAWYLSNLKKEFPGDQALILAAYNAGRGNVSNWLENGYWTGETKNIDQIPFAETRHYVRKIMWNYKVYKLLYDGTNQ; via the coding sequence TTGTTCCGACAGAAGAAAAAAAAGATGCCCTATATAAAATTAATTCTGCTGCTGGCAATAATGTTATTTGTACTTTTTAAAAGCCATGACTTAGCCAAGCAGATTTACCCATTTCCCTATCGCGAATCCATTACCCACCATGCCATAGCCAACAATATAGACCCTTACCTACTGGCAGCATTAATAAAAACTGAAAGCAACTTTAATCCCGAGGCCACTTCACCGGCCGGCGCCCGAGGTCTATTGCAAATTATGCCAGATACAGGTATGTGGATTGCCGATCAAATGGGAAGAACAGATTTTAACCCTGACCAGTTATATAACCCAGAAATAAGTATTAACATGGGTGCCTGGTACCTGTCTAATTTAAAAAAAGAATTTCCCGGAGACCAAGCCTTAATTTTAGCCGCATACAATGCCGGTCGCGGCAACGTTAGTAACTGGTTAGAAAATGGATACTGGACCGGTGAAACTAAAAACATCGACCAAATACCCTTCGCAGAAACCAGGCATTATGTGCGAAAGATAATGTGGAATTACAAGGTATATAAACTACTATATGACGGCACTAATCAGTAA
- the istB gene encoding IS21-like element helper ATPase IstB, translated as MYANKHKHYFLFKLISYEVQRREEKSLERRLKQAAFPEHKTLDEFDLREQKSLSKKQLKQLRELWWLDQGYNLILLGPPVVGKTFIATGLGLEAVHRGYKVSFITMDDLVQVLKTQEITRKSKTRLIKIIDSDLVIIDDLMFLAMDRHEGNLFFQLINKLYGQSSVIAISNKSSEDWSELLGATAILDRLIHRSEVINLTGDSYRIKHRETIFGNN; from the coding sequence ATTTACGCAAATAAGCATAAACACTATTTTCTTTTCAAACTAATTAGCTATGAAGTTCAAAGGCGTGAAGAAAAATCCCTGGAAAGGCGGCTCAAACAGGCTGCCTTTCCGGAGCACAAAACTCTTGATGAATTTGACCTAAGAGAACAAAAATCTCTAAGCAAAAAACAGCTAAAACAACTAAGAGAATTATGGTGGCTGGATCAAGGATATAACCTGATACTGCTTGGCCCACCCGTGGTCGGCAAGACCTTTATTGCTACCGGACTAGGATTGGAAGCAGTGCATAGAGGCTATAAAGTTAGTTTTATTACCATGGATGACTTGGTGCAGGTACTTAAAACCCAGGAAATTACCCGTAAATCCAAGACAAGGTTAATAAAAATCATTGACTCAGACCTGGTAATTATTGATGATTTGATGTTTTTAGCCATGGACCGCCATGAAGGAAATCTTTTTTTCCAGCTAATCAACAAACTTTATGGCCAGTCTTCAGTGATAGCAATATCTAACAAAAGCTCGGAAGATTGGAGTGAGTTACTGGGGGCCACTGCTATCCTGGATAGGCTTATTCATAGGAGTGAAGTGATTAATCTTACTGGGGATAGCTATAGAATCAAGCACAGGGAAACCATTTTTGGGAATAACTAG
- a CDS encoding ParA family protein yields the protein MLFIDLPKSFTFLEKLLPFMDTVLITVNPEYGSLEGVVQLLPTLKKVNKTENAFIVFNRVGSPGFFDVQECWKVLKSMTKQIQIPERIGSFSETDSIIKHLNSGKNEIFYNRFWNGVSINDFNDILCNW from the coding sequence ATGCTGTTCATTGATTTACCAAAAAGCTTTACTTTTTTAGAAAAACTTTTGCCTTTTATGGATACGGTGTTAATAACGGTTAATCCTGAATATGGCTCTTTGGAGGGAGTGGTTCAGTTATTACCGACGTTAAAAAAAGTCAATAAAACAGAGAACGCTTTTATAGTGTTTAACCGGGTAGGTTCTCCCGGTTTTTTTGATGTGCAAGAATGCTGGAAAGTATTAAAAAGTATGACGAAACAGATACAGATACCGGAACGCATTGGCAGTTTTTCGGAAACAGATTCAATTATCAAGCATCTTAATTCTGGAAAAAATGAGATATTTTATAACCGGTTTTGGAATGGAGTCAGCATAAATGATTTTAATGATATCCTGTGTAACTGGTAA
- a CDS encoding TadE/TadG family type IV pilus assembly protein, whose product MKNLIKDQKGQALVEFALVFCIYLAVLCIFLIHGLWLYNSYQTDRAARHAVVYLATTNNPSHAEIIARNHLKNTTVASQIKEVRVYWNGQQPTARASIEMATFFPGAAKLLNPKSPKWSGKVTITKEAVAPGKNDDQPIIQLKTTAKTRFVRNNIVTAISPGGGKGNTTLLTSLATAAAINIPNRRPVAILDLAEFPKVPTVYGISCLEMLENPDILWPSISTWDESTGYSIDEYTIKHPDLGNLYIVPGVIVATIIMN is encoded by the coding sequence ATGAAAAACCTTATTAAAGATCAAAAAGGACAGGCATTGGTAGAGTTTGCTTTGGTTTTTTGCATATATTTGGCAGTTCTGTGTATATTTCTTATTCACGGCTTGTGGTTATATAACAGCTACCAGACCGATAGAGCCGCACGACATGCAGTAGTATATTTAGCTACAACAAATAATCCGTCCCATGCTGAGATTATTGCTAGAAACCATCTGAAAAACACAACAGTAGCATCCCAAATTAAAGAAGTTAGGGTTTATTGGAATGGTCAACAACCTACAGCCAGGGCAAGCATAGAAATGGCAACCTTTTTCCCTGGTGCAGCTAAACTGCTTAATCCTAAAAGCCCTAAATGGTCAGGAAAAGTTACTATAACAAAGGAGGCTGTGGCACCCGGTAAAAATGATGACCAGCCAATTATACAACTAAAGACCACTGCCAAAACCCGGTTTGTACGAAACAACATAGTTACTGCAATTTCTCCTGGGGGCGGAAAAGGGAACACTACTTTATTAACTTCATTGGCCACTGCTGCGGCTATTAATATTCCTAATAGAAGGCCGGTTGCTATTCTCGATCTAGCTGAATTTCCAAAGGTGCCAACTGTTTATGGCATAAGTTGTTTAGAAATGTTAGAAAACCCGGACATACTATGGCCTTCTATTAGTACCTGGGATGAAAGCACAGGGTACAGTATAGATGAATACACTATAAAACATCCTGATTTAGGAAACCTGTATATAGTACCGGGTGTTATAGTAGCAACAATTATCATGAATTAG